In Prunus dulcis chromosome 1, ALMONDv2, whole genome shotgun sequence, the following are encoded in one genomic region:
- the LOC117614535 gene encoding auxin-responsive protein SAUR72-like: protein MNTTMDSKKSNKIRDIVRLQQILKKWRKIANSSSSSSKAISNSNHNMSSSSSKSIKFLKRTLSLSDKTTTSSFEASSNAAVPKGYLAVCVGEELKRFVIPTDYLGRPAFHILLREAEEEFGFHQTGVLRIPCEVSVFEDILKMVEEDRDTLLFNLQECRFNKDDMMGCCSSSEGQPNFSHHPESPMCR, encoded by the coding sequence ATGAACACCACCATGGATTCAAAGAAATCTAACAAGATCAGAGACATTGTCAGGCTTCAACAGATTCTCAAGAAGTGGAGAAAGATTGCTAactcctcatcatcatcatcaaaagcAATCTCCAACAGCAACCACAACatgagcagcagcagcagcaagagCATCAAGTTTTTGAAGAGGACACTTTCTCTGTCGGACaaaaccaccacctcctcATTTGAGGCCTCAAGCAATGCTGCTGTCCCAAAAGGCTATCTTGCTGTTTGTGTTGGGGAGGAGCTCAAGAGATTTGTCATCCCAACTGACTACTTGGGTCGTCCTGCTTTTCACATTCTGCTGAGAGAAGCTGAGGAGGAGTTTGGGTTTCACCAGACTGGTGTTCTGAGGATTCCATGTGAGGTTTCTGTGTTTGAAGATATTTTGAAGATGGTGGAGGAAGACAGGGACACATTGCTCTTCAATCTGCAAGAATGCAGGTTTAACAAAGATGATATGATGGGGTGCTGCTCATCATCAGAAGGCCAGCCTAACTTTTCTCACCACCCAGAAAGCCCAATGTGCAgatag